One Streptomyces sp. L2 genomic window carries:
- a CDS encoding D-alanyl-D-alanine carboxypeptidase, translated as MAGESPDRSKQRESSAEPTPGSGPSVPEARDPRLAVSRERDSAEGTPDTSTKILSIRDTKSADDDADLREAVSAWVRSSAKQDAAAEETTDEAEPASAEAAKEDETEKAPAEPATPDTKPEPEDDDAPHAADGEDAPQGPPSADDETRTGGAGGNEDAEGEAEAAPADDAPHAADGEDAPQGPRSADDETRTGGAGENEDAEGEADAQPADDAPQAADGEDTPQGPPSADDETRTGGAGENEDAEGEAEAQPADAPQGPAAPPTPRDGIDQPTAVFQTLRPKKPQPDQPTTMLKLGAPSKFVELKPDIPAPTTPTPHVGPERTTQQPLPPKPPLDLLAELTNTPPPPETPVRTIVRRIKIWTPLVLLLAIIFAVVQTLRPLPQPTLDLTAEDSYTFDGSKPDIPWPDTGQAALDVQGIGSFGSSGTQKPVPIASVAKVMTAYIILRDHPLKSGAKGPMIKIDQAAEDQSEAGQESTVHVTAGDQISEREALEGILIASANNVARLLARWDAHSEKAFVAKMNATAKDLGMTNTTYTDPSGLTNTTVSTAVDQVKLAKTAMTEPAFREVAAMMSYDDYKGVNHSNWNTLVGRNNVVGIKTGTTTSAQGNLVFAAKQQVGGETRTVIGAVLRQPPDPVHHSILVGATNAADKLIRAGQGALKSATIIKKGTVVGYVDDGVGGRTPVVATQDVSAAGWAGLKVKLSFTAGDVPHTAKAGTKVGHLTVGDGSAGAVQVPVALEKDLTEPGFPAKLTRLG; from the coding sequence GTGGCGGGCGAGTCCCCCGACAGGTCGAAGCAGCGCGAGTCGTCGGCAGAACCGACGCCGGGGAGCGGGCCATCGGTTCCCGAGGCACGTGATCCCCGGCTGGCGGTGTCCCGCGAACGGGACTCCGCCGAGGGCACCCCGGACACCTCGACGAAGATCCTCTCGATCCGCGACACCAAGTCCGCCGACGACGACGCCGACCTCCGCGAGGCAGTCTCGGCCTGGGTCCGCAGCTCCGCGAAGCAGGACGCTGCCGCTGAGGAAACGACCGACGAGGCCGAGCCCGCTTCCGCGGAGGCAGCCAAGGAGGACGAGACCGAGAAGGCCCCCGCGGAGCCCGCGACCCCGGACACAAAGCCGGAACCGGAGGACGACGACGCCCCGCACGCCGCCGACGGCGAGGACGCCCCACAGGGGCCACCGTCAGCCGACGACGAGACCCGCACGGGTGGTGCGGGCGGGAACGAGGACGCCGAAGGCGAAGCCGAGGCGGCACCGGCGGACGACGCCCCGCACGCCGCCGACGGCGAGGACGCCCCACAGGGGCCACGGTCAGCCGACGACGAGACCCGCACGGGTGGTGCGGGCGAGAACGAGGACGCCGAAGGCGAAGCCGACGCGCAACCGGCGGACGACGCCCCGCAAGCCGCCGACGGCGAGGACACCCCACAGGGGCCACCGTCAGCCGACGACGAGACCCGCACGGGTGGTGCGGGCGAGAACGAGGACGCCGAAGGCGAAGCCGAGGCGCAACCGGCGGACGCCCCGCAGGGACCCGCGGCCCCCCCGACCCCCCGGGACGGGATCGACCAGCCGACCGCCGTCTTCCAGACCCTCCGCCCCAAGAAGCCCCAGCCCGACCAGCCGACGACGATGCTCAAACTCGGCGCCCCCTCCAAGTTCGTCGAGCTGAAGCCGGACATCCCCGCCCCCACCACCCCCACCCCCCACGTGGGCCCGGAGCGCACGACCCAGCAGCCGCTGCCCCCGAAGCCCCCGCTCGACCTCCTGGCCGAGCTGACGAACACGCCGCCGCCCCCGGAGACCCCGGTCCGCACGATCGTCCGCCGGATCAAGATCTGGACCCCCCTGGTCCTCCTCCTGGCGATCATCTTCGCGGTCGTACAGACCCTCCGCCCGCTGCCGCAGCCCACCCTCGACCTCACCGCCGAGGACAGCTACACCTTCGACGGCAGCAAGCCCGACATCCCCTGGCCGGACACGGGACAGGCCGCGCTCGACGTCCAGGGCATCGGCAGCTTCGGCTCGTCCGGCACGCAGAAGCCCGTGCCGATCGCCAGCGTCGCCAAGGTCATGACCGCGTACATCATCCTGCGCGACCACCCGCTCAAGAGCGGCGCGAAGGGCCCGATGATCAAGATCGACCAGGCGGCCGAGGACCAGTCGGAGGCGGGTCAGGAGTCCACGGTCCACGTCACCGCCGGTGACCAGATCAGCGAGCGCGAGGCTCTGGAGGGCATCCTCATCGCGTCCGCGAACAACGTGGCCCGCCTCCTCGCCCGCTGGGACGCCCACTCCGAGAAGGCGTTCGTGGCGAAGATGAACGCCACCGCCAAGGACCTGGGCATGACCAACACGACGTACACCGACCCGTCCGGTCTGACGAACACCACGGTCAGCACGGCCGTGGACCAGGTGAAGCTGGCCAAGACCGCGATGACCGAGCCCGCCTTCCGCGAGGTCGCGGCGATGATGTCGTACGACGACTACAAGGGCGTCAACCACTCCAACTGGAACACGCTGGTCGGCCGGAACAACGTCGTCGGCATCAAGACCGGCACCACCACCTCCGCCCAGGGCAACCTGGTCTTCGCGGCGAAGCAGCAGGTCGGCGGCGAGACCCGGACCGTCATCGGCGCCGTGCTGCGCCAGCCCCCGGACCCGGTGCACCACTCCATCCTCGTGGGCGCGACGAACGCGGCGGACAAGCTGATCCGGGCCGGGCAGGGCGCCCTGAAGTCGGCGACGATCATCAAGAAGGGCACCGTCGTCGGGTACGTGGACGACGGTGTCGGGGGCCGGACGCCCGTCGTCGCCACCCAGGACGTGAGCGCGGCCGGCTGGGCGGGCCTGAAGGTGAAGCTGTCCTTCACCGCCGGTGACGTGCCGCACACCGCGAAGGCCGGGACCAAGGTGGGCCACCTCACCGTGGGCGACGGCTCGGCCGGTGCCGTGCAGGTGCCGGTGGCCCTGGAGAAGGACCTGACCGAGCCGGGCTTCCCGGCCAAGCTGACCCGCCTGGGCTGA
- a CDS encoding GPP34 family phosphoprotein, whose amino-acid sequence MGRSRRTIPEELLLLALDPTTGTTAQPQSLDLGLAGAQLVELALAGRIAPDGDRIAVVVPRPTGDPTLDCALELLRRRGAPVRAVHWIGGPRLGLRQTYLSHLERCGMVHAVAGQMCGVLPTTRYQATDNAISREIRARLDSAIRTGVPPDPRTAALAALAHAVGLGKHLYPGNEGRSSRSRLRDLIRHDPMGGLVAHAVMDVQNGAGAQTRRGAASAGRPAGPGGRTAEPARGVPMQPHRGSSPIAARVVAH is encoded by the coding sequence ATGGGCAGGAGCCGCAGAACAATTCCGGAGGAGCTTCTGTTGCTCGCACTGGACCCGACCACGGGTACCACTGCGCAGCCGCAGTCGCTCGACCTCGGTCTGGCCGGAGCACAGCTAGTGGAGCTGGCGCTGGCCGGACGGATAGCCCCAGACGGGGATCGTATCGCCGTGGTGGTGCCACGGCCGACAGGAGATCCGACCCTGGACTGCGCGTTGGAGCTGCTGCGAAGGCGCGGCGCTCCGGTACGGGCCGTCCACTGGATCGGCGGGCCCCGGCTGGGGCTCCGGCAGACCTATCTGTCGCATCTGGAGCGGTGCGGCATGGTGCACGCCGTGGCCGGCCAGATGTGCGGGGTGCTGCCGACGACGCGCTACCAGGCGACGGACAACGCCATCAGCCGGGAGATCAGGGCCCGGCTGGACTCGGCGATCCGCACCGGCGTGCCGCCGGACCCGCGGACCGCGGCGCTGGCCGCGCTCGCGCACGCCGTCGGGCTCGGCAAGCACCTGTACCCGGGGAACGAGGGACGCTCGTCCCGCTCCCGGCTGCGGGACCTCATCCGGCACGACCCGATGGGCGGGCTGGTCGCGCACGCCGTGATGGACGTGCAGAACGGCGCCGGTGCCCAGACACGCCGAGGCGCCGCCTCGGCGGGCCGCCCGGCAGGGCCCGGCGGCCGCACCGCCGAACCCGCGCGCGGGGTGCCGATGCAGCCGCACCGGGGGTCGTCGCCCATAGCGGCCCGCGTCGTGGCCCACTGA
- a CDS encoding helix-turn-helix transcriptional regulator: MASNVNPTVRRRRLGQELRRLRELKGMTAEEVAERLLVSQSKISRLENGRRSISQRDVRDLCGVYEVEDQRIVDSLMEMARDSRQQGWWHAFGDIPYSVYIGLETDAESLRVYEPQLVTGLLQTKAYAEALVQGALPETSAADIEKRVNVRMRRQERITAENNPLRLWVVLDEAALRRIVGSKLVMREQLEHLIEMSQLPHVTVQVLPFEVGAHPGLNGQYAILEFSDAADSSVVYLEGVTSDLYLEKAQDVQKYAVMYEHLRAQSLNVEQSRQYIARVAKEYAE, translated from the coding sequence GTGGCGTCCAATGTCAACCCCACCGTCAGGCGACGCCGGCTGGGCCAGGAGCTGCGCAGGCTCCGCGAGCTCAAGGGCATGACGGCCGAGGAAGTGGCGGAACGACTGCTGGTGTCGCAGTCGAAGATCAGTCGGCTGGAGAACGGCCGCAGAAGCATCAGCCAGCGCGATGTGCGCGACCTGTGCGGGGTGTACGAGGTCGAGGACCAGCGGATCGTCGACTCCCTGATGGAGATGGCGCGCGACTCCCGGCAACAGGGCTGGTGGCACGCGTTCGGCGACATCCCGTACAGCGTCTACATCGGCCTGGAGACGGACGCGGAGTCCCTGCGGGTGTACGAACCGCAGCTGGTGACCGGCCTGTTGCAGACCAAGGCGTACGCGGAGGCCCTGGTGCAGGGCGCGTTGCCGGAGACGTCGGCGGCCGACATCGAGAAGCGCGTCAACGTGCGCATGCGCCGACAGGAACGTATCACCGCCGAGAACAACCCCCTTCGGCTCTGGGTCGTGCTCGACGAGGCCGCGCTGCGCCGCATCGTCGGCAGCAAGCTGGTGATGCGCGAGCAGCTGGAGCACCTCATCGAGATGTCCCAGCTGCCCCATGTCACCGTGCAGGTGCTGCCGTTCGAGGTGGGCGCGCATCCCGGGCTCAACGGGCAGTACGCGATCCTGGAGTTCTCCGACGCGGCCGACTCCAGCGTGGTCTACCTGGAGGGCGTCACCAGCGACCTGTACCTGGAGAAGGCGCAGGACGTGCAGAAGTACGCCGTGATGTACGAGCACTTGCGGGCACAGTCCCTCAATGTGGAGCAATCCCGGCAATACATCGCGAGGGTGGCCAAAGAGTACGCCGAGTAG
- a CDS encoding DUF397 domain-containing protein: protein MALLQGATETWTKSSYSAGNGACVEVKSPTTAELAVRDSKVPQGPNLAFPADAWNAFVTSVKA from the coding sequence ATGGCACTGCTTCAGGGCGCCACCGAGACGTGGACGAAGTCCTCCTACTCCGCAGGGAACGGAGCCTGCGTCGAGGTCAAGTCGCCCACCACGGCTGAACTCGCCGTACGCGACTCCAAGGTCCCCCAGGGTCCGAACCTGGCCTTCCCGGCCGACGCCTGGAACGCCTTCGTGACCTCGGTCAAGGCCTAG
- a CDS encoding glutathione peroxidase: MTNTDHTDHNTPVLDGVQINSLQGGPADLAQYAGQAILLVNVASKCGLTPQYTGLEKLQARYAAKGFTVLGVPCNQFAGQEPGGAEEIAEFCSATYGVTFPLTEKAEVNGEGRHELYRRLVGFADAEGHSGDIRWNFEKFLIGRDGTVVARFSPQTEPESAEIVTAIEAQLG, encoded by the coding sequence ATGACGAACACCGACCACACCGACCACAACACCCCCGTCCTGGACGGAGTCCAGATCAACTCCCTCCAGGGCGGCCCGGCAGACCTCGCCCAATACGCCGGCCAGGCGATCCTCCTCGTGAACGTCGCGTCCAAGTGCGGCCTCACCCCCCAGTACACGGGCCTGGAGAAGCTCCAGGCCCGCTACGCCGCGAAGGGCTTCACCGTGCTCGGCGTCCCCTGCAACCAGTTCGCCGGGCAGGAGCCGGGCGGCGCCGAGGAGATCGCCGAGTTCTGTTCGGCGACGTACGGCGTGACGTTCCCGCTGACCGAGAAGGCCGAGGTGAACGGCGAGGGCCGGCACGAGCTGTACCGGCGGCTCGTCGGGTTCGCCGACGCCGAGGGGCACAGCGGGGACATCCGCTGGAACTTCGAGAAGTTCCTGATCGGCCGCGACGGCACGGTCGTCGCCCGGTTCTCCCCGCAGACCGAACCGGAGTCCGCCGAAATCGTCACGGCGATCGAGGCCCAGCTCGGCTGA
- a CDS encoding slipin family protein, whose amino-acid sequence MEGAVIAVVIAAVLVLLVLRSGMRVVNQVERGVVFRWGKALPGYRQPGITFLIPFADRMRKVNTQVMTMPVPTQEGITKDNVSVKVDAVVYFRVTDPARAAIEVQDYVFAVGQVAQSSLRSIIGKSDLDDLLTDRERLHEGLALMIDSPAAGWGVHIDRVEIKDVQLPESLKRSMSRQAEAERERRARVITADGEFQAAQQLANASRIMSDSPEAMQLRLLQTVVEVAAEKNSTLVMPFPVELLRYFDRATKRIDADLENLDKPAEPTSTKTPMTAAMEALTKIATEALPPAEETPALSPEHPATDAS is encoded by the coding sequence ATGGAAGGCGCTGTCATCGCAGTCGTGATCGCGGCCGTACTCGTGCTGCTCGTGCTGCGGAGCGGGATGCGGGTCGTGAACCAGGTCGAGCGCGGGGTCGTGTTCCGGTGGGGCAAGGCGCTGCCGGGCTACCGGCAGCCGGGCATCACCTTCCTCATTCCGTTCGCCGACCGGATGCGCAAGGTCAACACCCAGGTGATGACCATGCCGGTGCCCACGCAGGAGGGCATCACCAAGGACAACGTGTCCGTGAAGGTCGACGCCGTCGTCTACTTCCGGGTGACCGACCCGGCCCGCGCCGCCATCGAGGTGCAGGACTACGTCTTCGCCGTCGGCCAGGTCGCCCAGTCCTCCCTGCGGTCCATCATCGGCAAGAGCGACCTGGACGACCTGCTGACCGACCGGGAGCGGCTGCACGAGGGACTCGCCCTGATGATCGACAGCCCGGCCGCCGGGTGGGGCGTCCACATCGACCGCGTCGAGATCAAGGACGTCCAGCTGCCCGAGTCGCTGAAGCGGTCCATGTCCCGGCAGGCGGAGGCGGAACGGGAGCGGCGGGCGCGCGTCATCACCGCCGACGGCGAGTTCCAGGCGGCGCAGCAGCTCGCCAACGCCTCGCGGATCATGTCCGACTCCCCCGAGGCGATGCAGCTCAGGCTGCTCCAGACCGTCGTCGAGGTGGCCGCCGAGAAGAACTCCACCCTCGTGATGCCCTTCCCCGTAGAACTCCTCCGCTACTTCGACCGCGCCACAAAGCGCATCGACGCCGACCTGGAGAACCTGGACAAGCCCGCGGAGCCGACCAGCACGAAGACCCCGATGACCGCGGCGATGGAAGCCCTGACCAAGATCGCCACAGAGGCCCTGCCACCGGCCGAGGAGACTCCGGCCCTCTCCCCCGAGCACCCTGCAACAGACGCCAGCTGA
- a CDS encoding M23 family metallopeptidase: MGERTPGPGATDGPPEEHETVRRRALRLVRLSYRLLLSLLPFLFPAWTVLSVWTAGDRVSWFASMATLTAFFVVLEGLGAPAQHPRLVRRTVEGVGLAAVLSVCRLPSLRAGHDLSYPLVSLVLLAVALAAVARARLHRWGAPLSRPLRFPLEGTWYVVHGGGRLINHHAPFPEQRGAVDLTGLGRYGTRSARDRADVTAYAAYGRPVFAPCRGRVVSAGDGIEDQRPGAVRRQPLYGNHVFIDTGREIVKLAHLRPGSLRVRAGDEVEAGQLLGEVGNSGNSTEPHLHLHAERDGVGLDLAFSDVPGRLYRGRTVRTTRMTRTARRRASARP; this comes from the coding sequence GTGGGAGAGCGGACACCTGGACCGGGGGCCACGGACGGCCCGCCGGAGGAGCACGAGACCGTCCGCCGCCGTGCCCTGCGGCTCGTCCGGCTGTCGTATCGGCTGCTGCTGTCCCTGCTGCCGTTCCTGTTTCCCGCCTGGACCGTTCTGAGTGTCTGGACCGCGGGCGACCGCGTGTCCTGGTTCGCGTCGATGGCCACTCTGACGGCCTTCTTCGTGGTGCTGGAGGGCCTGGGCGCACCGGCGCAGCACCCGCGCCTGGTCCGCCGTACGGTGGAGGGCGTGGGCCTGGCGGCCGTCCTCTCGGTGTGCCGCCTGCCGTCCCTCAGGGCGGGCCACGACCTGTCGTACCCGCTGGTCTCGCTGGTGCTCCTGGCGGTCGCGCTCGCCGCCGTCGCCCGGGCCCGGCTGCACCGCTGGGGCGCTCCGTTGTCGCGGCCGCTCCGCTTTCCGCTGGAGGGCACCTGGTACGTCGTCCATGGCGGGGGCCGCCTGATCAACCACCACGCCCCCTTCCCCGAGCAGCGCGGCGCCGTGGACCTGACGGGCCTGGGCCGCTACGGCACCCGCAGCGCCCGCGACCGCGCCGACGTGACGGCGTACGCCGCCTACGGGCGCCCGGTGTTCGCTCCCTGCCGGGGGCGTGTCGTCTCCGCCGGCGACGGCATCGAGGACCAGCGTCCGGGCGCCGTCCGCCGCCAACCCCTGTACGGCAACCACGTGTTCATCGACACCGGGCGGGAGATCGTCAAGCTGGCCCATCTGCGGCCGGGTTCGCTGAGGGTGCGCGCGGGCGACGAGGTCGAGGCGGGCCAACTCCTCGGCGAGGTGGGCAACAGCGGCAACTCCACCGAGCCCCACCTGCACCTGCACGCCGAACGCGACGGCGTGGGGCTGGACCTGGCGTTCAGTGACGTGCCGGGCCGGCTGTACCGGGGCCGGACGGTTCGAACGACACGGATGACTCGAACGGCCCGCCGGCGGGCGTCGGCCCGTCCCTGA
- a CDS encoding lamin tail domain-containing protein, with protein MTAVAAVAAAAMAVTALPAAAAGHPTARPHHSTVRISGVHADSGRGVRALNQEWVAITNDSRRAVNLSGWKLSDRAGHTYTFHHYTLGGHATVRVHTGYGRDTRRDLFQDRRKAVWDSRDTATLRNEHGRFVADASWGHDRRHH; from the coding sequence ATGACCGCCGTCGCCGCCGTGGCGGCCGCCGCCATGGCCGTCACGGCCCTGCCGGCCGCGGCTGCCGGCCACCCGACGGCCCGGCCGCACCACAGCACCGTCCGCATCAGCGGCGTACACGCCGACTCCGGTCGCGGCGTCCGCGCCCTGAACCAGGAGTGGGTGGCCATCACCAACGACTCGCGGCGTGCGGTCAACCTCAGCGGCTGGAAGCTCTCCGACCGTGCCGGCCACACCTACACCTTCCACCACTACACCCTGGGCGGTCACGCCACGGTCCGCGTCCACACCGGCTACGGCCGCGACACCCGCCGTGACCTCTTCCAGGACCGCCGCAAGGCGGTCTGGGACAGCCGCGACACCGCGACCCTGCGCAACGAGCACGGCCGCTTCGTCGCCGATGCCTCCTGGGGCCACGACCGTCGCCACCACTGA
- a CDS encoding flotillin family protein: MFGYRVPAPDEAMLISGGRRGLGGAPFRVVTGHGKFVLPVFRKVRFLTLSMCESEVTETCVTKQGIALHVRAVIAFKVGNDHESIINAGQRFLSDQDQMSVLTGRIFAGHLRAIIGSMTVEEIVTERQKLAAEVLDTSKTEMAKIGLIVDSLQIQSIDDGDTGYIDAMSAPHKAAIQRQAQIAQAQATQASVEAEQAAARNQAEYARQTAIVQAEYSAEVDRAQAQAAQAGPLAQAHAQQEVLAAQTELAQRQAKLRQQQLVAEVVKPAEAEAERVRILAAAEAQRMKIQAEAAASYDRVALDRMLIDQLPQIVKEAAGGLAGANVNVLNGADGLGEIAAGLVSQGLTILDSVRQNLSGPDSDGHRPEENKSNGSMLQLPGAKGRKSDDGPVDVD, encoded by the coding sequence ATGTTCGGTTATCGCGTCCCCGCCCCCGACGAGGCGATGTTGATCTCGGGGGGTAGGCGGGGACTGGGGGGCGCGCCGTTCCGGGTGGTGACGGGGCACGGCAAGTTCGTGCTCCCGGTCTTCCGCAAGGTCCGCTTCCTCACCCTGTCCATGTGCGAGTCCGAGGTCACCGAGACCTGTGTGACCAAGCAGGGCATCGCGTTGCACGTCCGCGCGGTCATCGCCTTCAAGGTCGGCAACGACCACGAGAGCATCATCAACGCGGGCCAGCGGTTCCTCTCCGACCAGGACCAGATGTCGGTGCTCACCGGCCGGATCTTCGCCGGCCATCTGCGGGCCATCATCGGCTCGATGACGGTCGAGGAGATCGTCACCGAGCGGCAGAAGCTGGCCGCGGAGGTCCTGGACACCTCCAAGACGGAGATGGCGAAGATCGGCCTGATCGTCGACTCGCTGCAGATCCAGTCGATCGACGACGGCGACACCGGCTACATCGACGCGATGTCCGCACCCCACAAGGCGGCCATCCAGCGGCAGGCGCAGATCGCCCAGGCGCAGGCCACCCAGGCCTCGGTCGAGGCGGAGCAGGCCGCGGCGCGCAACCAGGCGGAGTACGCCCGGCAGACCGCCATCGTCCAGGCGGAGTACTCGGCCGAGGTGGACCGCGCCCAGGCGCAGGCCGCGCAGGCCGGACCGCTGGCGCAGGCCCACGCCCAGCAGGAGGTGCTGGCCGCCCAGACGGAACTGGCCCAGCGCCAGGCCAAGCTGCGTCAGCAGCAGCTGGTGGCCGAGGTGGTGAAGCCGGCGGAGGCCGAGGCCGAGCGGGTCAGGATCCTCGCGGCCGCCGAGGCGCAGCGGATGAAGATCCAGGCGGAGGCGGCGGCGTCGTACGACCGGGTGGCGCTCGACCGGATGCTGATCGACCAGCTCCCGCAGATCGTCAAGGAGGCCGCCGGCGGCCTCGCGGGCGCCAACGTCAACGTCCTCAACGGCGCGGACGGCCTCGGCGAGATCGCCGCCGGCCTGGTGTCGCAGGGCCTGACCATCCTCGACTCGGTGCGGCAGAACCTGAGCGGCCCGGACTCCGACGGTCACCGCCCCGAGGAGAACAAGAGCAACGGCAGCATGCTCCAGCTGCCGGGCGCCAAGGGCCGCAAGTCGGACGACGGTCCGGTGGACGTCGACTAG
- a CDS encoding ferritin-like domain-containing protein produces the protein MRTSDFAKWTARFEDERERRREQGDPDWGRGAALHPAVWAGIQRFQVGEDGDGANLVGKADAAGDPDYARAVRLFVAEEQNHARLLARLLAAGGVPTLTGHWSDTVFVRLRRLMGLRLELLVLMIAEVVALRYYRALRDGTDDILTTEVAGRILADEERHVPFHCERLHASLAELPRATRRPVMLLWRLLLLAVTAVVAVDHGPALRRLTVGRARFVADVMASSRAVVTAVLTPRPDAWTSAG, from the coding sequence GTGCGGACGAGTGACTTCGCCAAGTGGACCGCGCGGTTCGAGGACGAGCGCGAGCGCAGGCGCGAGCAGGGGGACCCGGACTGGGGGCGGGGCGCGGCGCTGCATCCGGCGGTGTGGGCCGGCATCCAGCGCTTCCAGGTCGGCGAGGACGGCGACGGGGCCAACCTCGTCGGGAAGGCGGACGCGGCCGGCGACCCCGACTACGCGCGGGCGGTCCGCCTCTTCGTGGCCGAGGAACAGAACCACGCCCGGCTGCTCGCCCGGCTCCTGGCAGCGGGCGGCGTACCGACCCTGACGGGCCACTGGAGCGACACCGTCTTCGTACGGCTGCGGCGGCTCATGGGCCTGCGGCTGGAACTGCTGGTGCTGATGATCGCGGAAGTGGTGGCCCTGCGGTACTACCGGGCCCTGCGCGACGGCACCGACGACATCCTCACCACGGAGGTGGCCGGACGCATCCTGGCCGACGAGGAGCGCCACGTGCCGTTCCACTGCGAGCGGCTGCACGCCTCGCTGGCGGAACTGCCCCGCGCGACGCGCCGCCCGGTGATGCTGCTGTGGCGGCTCCTCCTGCTCGCGGTCACCGCCGTCGTCGCCGTGGACCACGGCCCGGCGCTCCGCCGGCTCACCGTCGGCCGCGCGCGGTTCGTCGCCGACGTCATGGCCTCGTCCCGCGCCGTCGTCACCGCCGTACTGACGCCCCGTCCGGACGCGTGGACGAGCGCGGGCTGA
- a CDS encoding response regulator transcription factor, with product MTTVLVVDDQPLQRYGFRMLLDSVPETDVVGEAAHGTEAVRKTAELRPDVVLMDVRMPGMDGIEATRRIVAAGDRSRVLVLTTFDLDEYVHAALRAGASGFLLKDARPEELLAGIRAVAGGDAVIAPALTRRLLHEFARLVPARAAGSAEDPRLASLTEREHEILVAIGKGWSNGEIAGRFVLSESTVKTHVGRVLSKIGARDRIQAVIFAYDHGLARPQAD from the coding sequence ATGACCACCGTCCTCGTCGTGGACGACCAGCCGCTCCAGCGCTACGGCTTCCGCATGCTCCTCGACTCCGTGCCCGAGACGGACGTGGTCGGCGAGGCCGCGCACGGCACGGAGGCCGTCCGCAAGACCGCCGAGCTGCGTCCCGACGTCGTCCTCATGGACGTACGCATGCCCGGCATGGACGGCATCGAGGCGACCCGCCGCATCGTCGCCGCCGGTGACCGCTCCCGGGTCCTCGTCCTGACCACCTTCGACCTCGACGAGTACGTCCACGCGGCCCTGCGCGCCGGGGCCAGCGGCTTCCTGCTCAAGGACGCCCGTCCCGAGGAACTCCTCGCGGGCATCCGTGCCGTGGCGGGCGGCGACGCGGTGATCGCTCCCGCCCTCACCCGCCGGCTGCTGCACGAGTTCGCGCGGCTCGTGCCGGCCCGTGCGGCCGGCTCCGCCGAGGACCCGCGGCTGGCCTCCCTGACCGAGCGCGAACACGAGATCCTCGTCGCCATCGGCAAGGGCTGGTCCAACGGCGAGATCGCCGGCCGTTTCGTCCTGTCGGAATCCACGGTGAAGACGCATGTCGGCCGCGTCCTGTCCAAGATCGGCGCCCGGGACCGCATCCAGGCGGTCATCTTCGCCTACGACCACGGCCTGGCCCGCCCTCAGGCGGACTGA
- a CDS encoding ABC transporter permease — protein sequence MSTLTATPQSPGTPGTPGTAPAAPAARPAYRVTGRRVLASEWAKLWSLRSTWITLGLGLLFLVAFGVIAASHYKSSLDSGRHLDHDFAGATAVSLSLFGTNFAQLALGVLGVLVTAGEYSTGMIRSSLAAVPRRLPVLWSKAAVFGVIALVVGTVGAFAAFLVGGQVVSGTPAAMGLGHAGVVRSLLGAGLYLGLVGVIGTALGALLRSVAGGISVLVASLMLVPGLVSLLPTSWRGDIDPYLPSNAGESVFALTHDSTSLSPSAGLLVFLAWAALALAGAAYRLLRSDV from the coding sequence ATGAGCACCCTCACCGCAACGCCCCAGAGCCCTGGAACTCCCGGGACCCCCGGAACCGCCCCGGCCGCCCCGGCGGCCCGGCCCGCCTACCGGGTGACCGGCCGGCGCGTGCTCGCCTCGGAGTGGGCCAAGCTGTGGTCCCTGCGTTCCACCTGGATCACCCTCGGCCTCGGCCTGCTCTTCCTCGTCGCGTTCGGCGTCATCGCCGCGAGTCACTACAAGTCGAGCCTCGACTCGGGCCGCCACCTGGACCACGACTTCGCCGGCGCGACGGCCGTGAGCCTGTCCCTGTTCGGCACGAACTTCGCCCAGCTCGCGCTCGGCGTGCTCGGTGTGCTGGTCACGGCGGGCGAGTACTCCACCGGCATGATCCGCTCGTCCCTCGCGGCCGTACCGCGCAGGCTGCCCGTGCTGTGGTCCAAGGCGGCGGTGTTCGGCGTGATCGCGCTGGTGGTCGGGACCGTCGGCGCGTTCGCCGCCTTCCTCGTCGGCGGCCAGGTCGTGTCGGGCACGCCCGCCGCCATGGGCCTCGGTCACGCCGGTGTCGTACGCAGCCTGCTGGGCGCCGGACTCTACCTCGGCCTGGTCGGGGTGATCGGCACCGCCCTCGGCGCGCTGCTGCGGTCGGTCGCCGGAGGCATCTCGGTCCTGGTCGCCTCCCTCATGCTGGTGCCCGGACTCGTCTCCCTGCTGCCCACCTCGTGGCGGGGGGACATCGACCCCTACCTGCCGAGCAACGCGGGCGAGTCGGTCTTCGCGCTGACCCACGACTCGACCAGCCTGTCGCCCTCCGCCGGTCTGCTGGTCTTCCTCGCCTGGGCGGCACTGGCGCTGGCCGGGGCGGCGTACCGGCTGCTGCGCAGCGACGTCTGA